The genomic region GATGCCTCCGCACATCAATTCTTCTATGCAAGATTTCAGCGTGGCGGAGTTTAAAAATCAAAAAGGCGAGTTAGAAAAGAAAATCGTGTTTGGTTTGGGAGCGATCAAAGGGGTTGGGGGTGAGCCGATTAAAAACATCATTGAAGAAAGGGCTAAAGGGGATTATAAGAGTTTGGAAGATTTTATTTCACGGGTGGATTTTTCTAAACTCACTAAAAAATCTTTAGAGCCATTGGTGAAATCAGGGAGCTTGGACAATTTAGGCTACACTAGAAAAACCATGCTCGCTAACTTGGATTTGATCTGCGATGCCGGGCGCGCTAAAGACAAGGCTAATGAAATGATGCAAGGGGGCAACTCCCTTTTTGGAGCCATGGAAGGCAGAATTAAAGAGCAGGTTATTTTGGACATGATTGATTTGGGCGAGCATGACGCTAAAACGCTTTTAGAATGCGAGTATGAAACTTTAGGAATCCATGTTTCAGGCAACCCTTTAGACGAGTTTAAAGAAGAAATTAAGGGCTTTAAAAATTTAGTCAAAAGCATTGATATTGAAGAATTAGAAATCGGATCGCAGGCTTATTTGCTGGGTAAAATCATGGAAGTTAAAAAGAAAATTGGCAAACGAAGCGGTAAGCCTTATGGCACAGCGGACATTTTGGATCGATACGGCAAGTTTGAACTCATGCTGTTTGAAAAGCAATTAAACGCCTTAGAAGAGTTGGATATTAATAAGCCTTTAGTGTTTAAATGCAAGATTGAAGAGCAAGAAGAAGTGGCGCGATTGAGGCTTTTTGAAATCTTGGATCTAGAGAGCGCTAGAGAGGTTAAAATCCCTAAAGCCCACTATAAAGACCCTGACAAGCAAAAAGAAGAGGTGCGCGAAATCCCCCCCATGGAAATACTCGCTTCTAGTTCTTGCTCTTTAGCGATCGTGTTAGAAAACGATGTGAAAAAAGAGTTTTTAAGACAAATCAAAGAGAGCGCTCTAAAACACCAGGGCAAACGCCCCTTGTATTTGATCATCAAGGATAAGGATAAGCAATTCAAAATTCAAAGCGATCTAATGGTAAATGAAAAGATTAAGGACGATTTTAAAGAATTAGAGTGGAGGGATTTAGCTTGAGGATCAACCAGTTTTTAGCCCATTACACCAAGCACTCCAGAAGAGAAGCTGAAAAATTGGTTTTAGAAGGGCGGGTGAAAATCAACCATGAGCATGCCAAACTCGCTAGCGTGGTTAAAGAAAACGACAAGGTGTTTTTAGACAAACGACTCATTAAGCCCTTAAAAAACAAAAAATTCAGCGTGTTAGTCTATCACAAGCCAAAGGGCGAACTAGTGAGTAAGGCCGATCCCTTAAAACGGCGCGTGATTTATGAAAGCTTGGAGAAAAAATACGCCCATTTCGCGCCGGTGGGGCGTTTGGATTTTGCGAGCGAGGGGGTGCTACTCTTAAGCGATAGTAAAGCAGTGGTGAGCGCTTTAATGCATGCGAATTTAGAAAAAGAGTATCTCATTAAAATTCAAGGCTTTATTACAAGAGAGATGGAAAACGCCATGCAAGAGGGCTTGAAATTAGAAAACGCCACTAAGGGAGCGCACCAAAAAACCCCCATTAAAAGCATGGAATTTGCCCCCTTTATTGGTTATGAAATCATCAAAAACCATGCCAAATACTCCAAACTTAGAGTCATTATCAATGAGGGGAAAAACAGAGAATTGAGGCGTTTTTTTGCGTTTTTTAACGCTGGAGTGTTGGATTTAAGGCGCGTTCGTTATGGTTTTGTGAATTTGAATGCCTTGCCGGTAGGGAAAGTGCGTTTTCTGAACCGCCAAGAATACAATGAGTTGCATGCGTTTATGGCTAATGCGGCTAATGTTAAAGGGGATTAGCGCTTGAGTTATGCTATACTTCAAAGTTGGGGGAAATAAAAAATAAGGATTATCATGTTAGAAGTGATTAATGGGAAGAATTACGCAGAAAAAACCGCTCATCAAGCGGTAGTGGTCAATGTTGGGGCGAGTTGGTGTCCAGATTGTAGGAAGATTGAGCCGATTATGGAAAATTTAGCCAAAACTTACAAAGGCAAGGTGGAATTTTTTAAGGTTTCTTTTGATGAGAGCCAGGATTTAAAAGAGAGCTTAGGCATTCGCAAGATCCCCACTTTGATTTTTTACAAAAACGGGAAAGAAGTGGGTGAAAGGCTTGTAGAGCCCGGATCTTCAAAGCCGATTGAAGATGCGATTAAAACGCTCTTATAAAGGGCGTTAAAGAGCCTTGTTGTTAAAAAGAACCCATAGGAATCTTTTTTAGCTCCTTTTTTTGATAAAGGGGCTAACTTCAAATAGTTTTTATCTTTCTTTATCTCAAAAAATCGTTTTTATCGTTTTTAAATCAGCATGTTTGTTAAAAAAGTTTCTTTAATTAAGCTAAAAATGAGCGAATTTGTGGTACTAATGCTTGCAGTGTGAAATTTGTAGGGCTAGAACTTGTAAAATGTGAAAAAAAAGACGCATAAAATGCTAAAATCCGCAAAAACACTGTGTGTTTAGATTAGAAGTTTAAAATTAGGAACGGAAGTATCTGTTTTAAATTTTGAATAGGGAGTTTCTATCACTATGGTATTGAAAACAAAATTAAAAATTATAAGCTCGGTGATTTTGAGTACTTTATTGTGGGTGGGTTGCTCAAGCGAAATGGCAACTTATCAAAATGTGAATGATGCCACTAAAAATACGACTGCAAGTATTAACAGCACGGATTTATTGCTAACCGCTAACGCGATGTTAGATTCCATGTTTAGCGACCCTAATTTTGAGCAACTCAAGGGCAAGCATTTGATTGAAGTTTCAGATGTGATTAACGACACCACGCAACCCAATTTGGACATGAATCTTTTGACGACCGAAATCGCGCGGCAGTTGCGGTTGCGATCTAATGGGAGGTTCAATATCACAAGGGCGAGTGGAGGGAGTGGTATTGCAGCAGATAACAGAATGGTGAAACAGCGCGAAAAAGAACGAGAGAGCGAAGAGTATAATCAAGACACCACTGTAGAAAAAGGCACTTTAAAAGCCGCCGATTTATCTTTAAGTGGTAAAGTATCCAGTATCGCAGCCTCTATTAGTAGTTCTAGGCAGCGCTTAGACTATGACTTCACCCTAAGCCTTACCAATAGGAAAACGGGTGAAGAGGTATGGAGCGATGTCAAGCCTATTGTGAAAAATGCTAGCAATAAGCGTATGTTTTAAATTTATATTTGAAAGGATGAACGATGAAAAATCAAGTTAAAAAAATTTTAGGAATGAGCGTGATAGCAACGATGGTGATCGTGGGTTGTAGCCATGCCCCAAAATCAGGTATCAGTAAAAGCAATAAGGCATACAAAGAAGCGACTAAAGGCGCTCCTGATTGGGTAGTAGGGGATTTAGAAAAAGTGGCGAAGTATGAAAAATATTCAGGGGTCTTTTTAGGAAGGGCTGAGGATTTGATCACTAATAATGATGTGGATTATTCTACGAATCAGGCTACAGCGAAAGCTAGGGCTAATTTAGCGGCGAATCTAAAATCCACTTTACAAAAAGATTTGGAAAATGAAAAAACCAGAACGGTAGACGCTTCTGGTAAAAGGTCCATAAGCGGCACTGATACTGAAAAAATTTCTCAATTGGTGGATAAGGAATTGATCGCTTCTAAAATGCTTGCCCGCTATGTCGGTAAAGATAGGGTTTTTGTTTTAGTGGGCTTGGATAAGCAAATTGTGGATAAAGTGCGCGAAGAGTTAGGCATGGTTAAAAAGTAGGGTTTTAATGAAACGCCTTGCTATTGCACTTGTTTTGGTGTTGGGGTTTGTGTGGGGGAAGTCCTTGCCTAAGTGGGCAAAAGATTGCTCAAAAGAAGTGCAGATTGAAAAGACCCAAACCAAAGACGAAAAAATTTTAGTGTGCGGGATGAGCGATATATTGCTTTCAGATATGGACTATAGCTTGTCCTCAGCCAGACAAAACGCCTTAGAGAAAGTGATGGAAGTTTTCAAGGGGGATAAAATAGAGATTAAGGCTAGTGAGCTAAAGGCCACTTTTATTGATACGGATAAAGTTTATGTGCTTCTAAGAATCACTAAGAAGCATGTCGCTTTAATGAACGAGTAAGGATTAATAATGAAAAAGATTATTCTTGCATGCCTTATGGCTTTTGTGGGTGCCAATTTAAGCGCGGAGCCTAAGTGGTATAGCAAGGCCTATAACAAAACAAACACCCAAAAAGGCTATCTTTATGGGAGTGGTTCAGCCACTTCTAAAGAGGCTTCTAAACAAAAAGCGTTAGCGGATTTAGTGGCGTCTATTAGCGTGGTGGTTAATTCACAAATCCATATCCAAAAAAGTCGTGTGGACAATAAGTTAAAATCCAGTGATTCGCAAACGATTAACTTAAAAACCGATGACTTGGAATTGAATAATGTAGAAATTGTCAATCAAGAAGCACAAAAAGGGATCTACTACACCAGAGTAAGGATTAATCAAAACTTGTTTTTGCAGGGTTTAAGGGATAAGTATAACGCTCTTTATGGGCGGTTTTCCACCTTAATGCCTAAGGTTTGTAAAGGGGTTTTTTTACAGCAATCTAAAAGCATGGGGGATTTATTGGCTAAAGCGATGCCTATAGAAAGGATTTTAAAAGCGTATTCTGTCCCGGTGGGTTCGTTAGAAAATTATGAAAAAATCTATTATCAAAACGCTTTCAAACCTAAAGTGCAAATCACTTTTGATAACAACAGCGATACAGAGATTAAAAACGCTCTCATAAGCGCTTATGCTAGAGTGCTAACCCCTAGCGATGAAGAAAAACTCTATCAAATCAAAAATGAAGTTTTCACAGACAGCGCTAATGGCACCACACGCATTAGAGTGGTTGTTAGCGCGAGCGATTGTCAAGGCACGCCCGTATTGAATAGAAGCCTTGAAGTGGATGAAAAGAATAAGAATTTTGCTATCACGCGCTTGCAATCTTTGCTTTATAAAGAATTAAAAGATTATGCCAATAAAGAAGGGCAGGGCAATACGGGGTTATAAGCAAGGTATTAATCTTGCTTTATGCTTATTCATTCAGTTTTATAGCGTCATTATTTTGTTTAGCGTGGCGTTTTCGCACCCATAAAATAAACCCTCTAAAGGTTTGTGGCTTTTGTTCTCGCCAAATAAACTAAAACATCATTCAATACTCTTTATCCCACAAACTCCTCTAAAACCACACCCGCTAAAAACTAAAATTAACAAAAACTAAAATCTTTTTAAAACCACCCAAGCAGAAATCCCAAACATCTTTGTAGTATAATACCCCCATACATTTGTATCTAGCGTAGGAAGTGCACAAAGTTACGCCTTTATAGATATGATGTGTGAGACCTGTAGGGAATGCGTTGGAGATCAAACTCTGTAAAATCCCTATGATTAGGGGCACAGAGTGAGAACCAAACTTTCCCCCAACATCAGCCTAGGAAGCCCAATCGCTTTAGCGTTTGGGTGCTTCACGAGCCTATACAAGCGAGATTGTTTGAAAAAACCCAATGACTTTGGGCTTTCAAACCCCCAAGCTAGGGTCTGTCTTTTTGCCCCACAAACTAACAAACTTTTTTAAAAGCTAACACAATTTTAAACCAAACAAACGCCTAAAAAGGGGCGTTTGAATGCGAAAGGAGAACAAAAACATGAGATAAACAATGAGACAGAAAAAAGCTTCAGTAAGCTTAAAGAAATCACGCAAGCGATGCGAGAGCAAAAAGAGCGATCTATAACGCTAACGCTCACGCGCAAAACAGAACTAAAAACGCCTACAAGAGAGCCTAAAAAGAGCGTTTTAGAGTCAATAGAGGGTTAAAGAATATTTTTAACCCCTAGAAAATCCACCCATAGTTGAAAAACACTTTAAAATGGCTGCCCCCTTCATTCAAGGTGATAGAATTGGTAGTTGTGCCATCGCTAGAAACGACTCTAGATTTCAACTGAACCAAAGGAACGCTAATGCCTATAGAATATTTAGAATGCTTGTAGCGGTAATTCAACCCACCGGTCACATTTAAATTACCGCTCCCTTTGTATTGATTCAACAAATAATAGCTGTTGTATAAGCCCCTTAACCCCCCAAACACCCCAAGAGAGGAAGTGAAAACCCTCTTAGTTAGATTGTTTTTAGGGTTCTTTTCGTTGGTGTAATTGGTGATAAAATCAAACAACACATCCATTCCCACGCCATAGCTTAATTGTTGGATTTTTTCGTTATTGGCTTGAGCGTAGTTGTATTTGATAATGCCATAAGAAGACAACCCTAAGTAATCATTAAAGTATTTTTGATAGCCCATTTTAAGATTAACGCCTAATAGGGGGGCTCCAAAGGGTCGTGAGGTTTTTGAAGTGCGATAGGTGGTGGCGCTAGATTTAGAAGATGAAAGGCTTTGACTGATCGCGCTAAGCATAGTGGTCGCAAAATCTTGCGTGTTCAAACTAGCGTTTAAATAGTTGGTTTGGCTGCTCAAGTTAGTGTAATCCACCGGTAGGGCGTTTTGATCAATGAGTTGTTGCCAAACAGTGCTAGTAACGCCTATAAGCCCGGCGGGGACTTGAGAGCAATCAGTATAAATGGAATTGGGGTAACTGCTAGGGAAAGCGGACTGATTTTGGCCGCCAAAACGAGAACACACATCATAGGTAGAGCCATCGGTATCTCGCACTTCTTTCCCGTTGTCAAACACTTGCACTTCTTGTCCATTCACTTGCTCTATCTTCCCGCCCTTACAGCGCTCTTCTGGCCCATTGTTTTCTTCACACATGCGCACCCTTTGATAAGTCATGTTTCCGTTATGCGTATAGCCTAAAGTATGGCCGTATTCATGGATAATGTCTCTTAATTGCATGATGGCGACTTTATTCAATTCTTTGCCAAAGAGTATTTCAGGGTCTAAGAAAGGAGACAATATCCCTAAAGCGCCAAAATTGGTGCCATCATCGCCTGGGCCATTCGGGCCGCCATATTGAGACCCTAACCCTAAATCCCCTCCTCTTGGGGGCAAGAGATTCACATAAAGATTATTCGTAACTCTATAGCTATAGATAACGTCTTGCGGCGTTAATATCACTGATCCTGTTTGCCCGTTTTCTATATTGTATTCATCTCCTTTATTTTTAGCGATCAATTTAGGATCAACAAGCCCATCGTTGTAAGGATTCACGCATGTAGAATAATCAGAATAACATGGTTTTGACAGGTTGTTGTCGCTAAACTGAAAGGGAGCGTTTTTAACGGCATCTTCCCAAGATTTAGAATCAAACACCGCCATCATGTTCAGCATTAAATTGGTCAAATTTTTAGCGTCTTGAGAGGTGAAAGACGGCACTTTAGCCGTGCAGTTTTCTTGATTTTCATATGGAGGGCATGGGGGTTTAGAACCACTGCCGTTACCGCTAGAAAATTGGTTGTAATTGATATAAGTCATTTGAAGATTGGTTGTAACCCTACTGAGCTTATCAAACAGATTCTGCGTGCTGGAATCAGAAAATTTTGTGGTGGCAGTTTGGAGCTGTTGGAAGCCATCAGCGTTAAGTTGCGGATCGTTAAACAAGCTTGCGGGCAGAATGATTTGAGATTGTTTAGGGATAGTCTCTATCACGCCCAAACTGACTACATTGCCTTGATTGTCTGTATAACTCAGCTCAATGTTGTTTAAATTATAAGGCAAGAAGTTTTGTATCATAATCAAGCTGCTATCACCATAGCCTGCTTCTTCAGCGCTTTCTTGGTTATAAGCGGTTACATACACAGGGGTTAAAGAATAAAAGGTTAAGTTGGTGATATTGTCCTCTGCAAACAACTCAGTCGCATTCTTTAAAATGGTGCTTTGGGAGATGTAGTATTTCCCATAGGTGCTTTGAGGGGTAATGGGTTTGGGCTTTGGCTTTGGTTTGGGTTTGGGTTTTTCTTGAGTGGTGGCTATGGTTTGTTCTTGGGTTTGTGTGCCTTGTAATAGCCCGGTTTCAAAGCCGGCTTCTATAAAAAAGCCGTCTTTTTGGTGTTTTTGAAAGGCTTCTACAGCGGTGAATGATCCGATTAGGGACAAACAAATCGTTTTGCTAGCGAGTTTTAACATAAAATCTCCTTATTGTCTTTTTTAACATTTTTACTCAAAAATAGCTTATAGGTATGCATACATTTTAAACTAGCTCATTTTACCTTTTTTTTTTTTTTTTGAAAAATGGCAGTATGGTTTTTTGCAAATACGGGTATTAAACGGCGCTAATGGGTAAAAAAGTCTTAAAAAGCAGCGCTAAAAAGGGTTTTAATCCATTTTTTAAGCGATTTCATTTGCCCAAGCAAAATTCGCTGAACATGCTATCAAGCATTTGGCTGGTTTCATAAGGGCGGGTGAGCAAGTTCAAGTTTTCTATCGCGCTTAAAATATGATAAGAAAAAAGCTCCAAAGTGTCTAAATGGCTTTTAGCGTTTTGCAATTCAGTAATGGCGTTTTCTAGGGCGGTTGTTTGGGCTAGGGAAGTGAGCAAGAGCTTGTTTTGGGTGTCTAGTTTGGGGAAAAACCCACTGATTTTTTGGCTCAAATCTTTCAAACAAGCCTTGGAATTTAGGGTGTTAGTTTCTAGGATAGAATAAGGGATTTTAAGATAAGATTTTAAGATTTCAAGCTCTAGTTTAGGGGCTAGATCGTTTTTATTCAAAACAACAATGCAAGGCTTTTTAGCGCGATTAAGGGCGTCAATGATAGTAAAATCTTCTTTTTCTAGGGGTTTAGAAAGATCGAACACGCCTAAAATAATGTCGCAATTTTCTAAACTTTTAAGGCTTTTTTCAATCCCTAAACGCTCTATTTTATCCGCGCTCTCTCTAATACCGGCCGTGTCAATCAAGCGCACCTTATGCCCTTGTAATTCAATGACTTCTTCTATGGTGTCTCTTGTTGTGCCTTTAATATCGCTCACTAAAGCCCTTTCTTCTAACAGCATGGCGTTTAATAAAGAACTTTTGCCGGCATTGGGTTTGCCAACAATGCTTAAAGCATGCCCCTTATTCCTTTGTTTTTGCGTATTAGAAAAATCTAACAAATCCTTAAAAGAGGCGATTTGTTTTTCTAAATTAAAAGACACTTCCTTTAAAAAATCGCTAGGAATGTCTTCTTCGCTATAATCAATCAAAACTTCTGAGCTCGCCAAAAGCTTTAAAAGATTATTCCTGGCCTCTTCAATAAAGATTTTTAACTCGCCCTTAAGCTGCCTGGCTAGAGCGTTTAAAACGCTTTCATCTTCACAAAGGATGAGTTGAACGCTCGCTTCAATCTCGCTCAAATCCATTTTATGGTTTAAAAAGGCTTTTTTACTGAATTCCCCCGCTTTAGCGAGCCTAGCCCCTAAATTCAAGCAAGCTTGAAGGATATTTTGCGCTAAAAGGGGGCTTCCATGGCATTGGATTTCGCACACATCTTCGCCGGTGAAACTATAAGGGGCTTTGAAATAAATCACTAACGCTTTGTCTAATAAAACGCCATTAGAAAAAATATCGCACACGTAAGCGTATCTGGGGGTGAAGTCTTGTTTTTGGGTGAGTTGTTTGAGGACGTTTAGAGCGTTATGGCCGCTGATTTTAATGATGCTAATCGCTCCCTTGCCTAAAGGGGTAGCGATAGCGGCGATGGTGTCATTCATTGTTAAAGTCGTTGATGACGATGTATTTTTCATCGTTTAAATTGGTTTTAATGGAAACATATTTATTAGGGAACGCTTTTCGTAATTTCTTTAAAGCGATATAGGTTAAAACGCCATCAGGGGCTTTCATCTGCCCCTTACCCACTTCATGCACGGTCATGATCACGCTTTGGAGTTGCGTTTCCATAACCTTTTCTTGGTTTTGTAAAAAAGTGGAGATTTCTAAGCGGATGCTATAGCCATAAGCAGGGTGGATCCAGTTAAAAAGCAAGTAAGAAAGGGCTTTGTAGCGATAACCCTTTTCGCCAATCAAAAGAGCGGAGTCTTCGCCATCAATATCGATCAATAAAACCCCCGGTTCATAAAGACTGACTTCCACTTTGTTGATTTTATAGGGCAAGTGGGAGAATAAGTCTTTCAATTCTTGCTTAATTTCATGGAGTTTGTCTCCATTATGAGATTCTTCTTTAAGGTTTTTTTTAGGGGGTTTAGGGGTGATTCTTTCTTCTTGCGGCGTTTCTGTTTCTAAGTTTTGTTTTTTTTCTTCTGCGCTTTGATGGATTCCTTTCGTGTCAATTTCTTTAACGCTTTCTTCTTTAACCTCTTTAACGCTTTCTTTAACGCTCGCTAAAATAATGGCTTCTTTTTTACCGATGCTTAAAAACCCTTTAGATGGCGTTTGAATGACTTCATATTGCAAATTAATGATGGGGCAATTCAAGGCGATAGAAGCTTGAATGAGAGCCTCTTCTAAGGTTTTGGCTTTGATTTCAATAGGATTTTGCATCAATGTTCCTTTTTGTTTTGCGCATGGGCTCGTTTTTTATTCTCTAAGACTTTATTGATGATGAGTTGTTGCAACACCGAAAGGATGTTGTTCGTGGTCCAATACAAGACTAACCCTGCAGGGAAAGTGATTAAAAAAAGCGTGAACAATAGGGGCAAGAATTTAAAAATCTTCGCTTGCATGGGATCGGTCATGGTGTTTGGCGTAACGCTTTGGTGCCAATACATAGACGCTCCCATAAGAAGCGGTAAAATAAAATACGGATCCATGATGGATAAGTCATGAATCCATAAGATCCACTCTGAGCTTTTCAATTCCACAGCGTTATAAAGCACCCTATAAATCGCAAAAAACACCGGGATTTGTAAGATTAAGGGCAGACAACCCCCTAGCGGGTTGGCCCCATGTTTTTTGTAAAGCTGCATCATGTGGGCTTGCAATTTTTGGGGTTCGCCCTTGTATTTTTCTTGGAGTTCTTTCATTTTAGGGGCTAATTCTTTGAGCTTTTGCATGCTCACCATGCCCTTATAGCTTAAAGGATAAAGGATGATGCGCACGATAATCGTTAAAAGAATGATAGCCCAACCCCAATTGCCCACAAATTGATACAAATAATCCAGTAAAACAAACACGCCTTTAGCAAAGAAAGTGATCAAGCCATACTCTATCGCATCTGTGAGCATGGGTGAAATCGCTTTCAAAGAGCGGTAATCTTTAGGGCCAATATAGCCATGCAAATCCGCTTCATTTTTAAGGGAAATGAACCCTAAGGGGTTTTTAGTGCCGATTTCTGAATCGATTAAGGCTTCAAAACCTTGAGGATCTTTAGTGAAAAGCAAGGTGGTGAAATACCTATCCACGCTGGATAAAAAGAGGGTGTTAGAAAAGCGTTTGATCTCTTTAGCGTCTTTATCTTCAATTTTTTCAATTTTTTTGTCGTTATTTTCTAAAAGCACGCCTGAAAAGGTGTAGCTGTCCAAATCAGCCACCGGCCTGTAACCATTGGTGATCACATAGCTAGGGATAAGGTTATTGGGCGATTTGAATGCGATTTTTAAATCATAATGCAAATCATCATAGAAAGTCAGGGTTTTAATGATAGTAAGAGCGCCTAAATCTTGGGTTAAAACAAGCTGTTCATTAGGCCCAAGAGTGGTTTTTGAAGCGCTATAAGGGGTGTTGAACGCTTTGTTATTGAGCGTGGGGTCTAAAAAACGCACTTCTAAAGGCTTGAGTTTATCGGCTGCTAAGAGGGGGAGCTCTTTTAGGGGGGGTTGCGCGTTTTCTTTGGAGCTAAAAAGATGGCCCACATGCTCTAAAAAGCCCTTTTGTTTAGGGGCTAGATACTTTTTATCCTTGAGATAAACCTGTTTGATGCGCCCTAAAGAATCAATTTCAATTTTGGCATGCTCAAAAGAAATCGTGCTTAACAAATTCTCTTGTGGGGTTGTTTGAGTAGTGCTAAAATGTTGGGCGTTGGGCGCGTTAGGACTTGTTGTTGTGTGGTTGTTGGTTGTTTCTTGCTTTGTGGTTTGGGTTGTTGTTTTGTTTGGTTTTTGGAAAAAATAGCTATAAAGAGCGATAAACAAGAAAGACAGAGCGATCGCTAAAATCAAGCGGAGATTATTATTGTTGTTTCTATCCATTGTGATTAAACCTTAATGATGTAGTAAGTTGTGCGGCTTTTTGTGGGAATGAGCCAAAAAGTGATGGTTTTAAAATTGCGGTTAAAATCTTTATGAGATTGGAGCAAACTAGGGCGTTTCAAGCGAGTAGTAGGGTAAGCAATGCCGCCAGAGCAAAAAGGGTTGCATGAGAGTATCCTTATAGCGATTTTACCCACAGCGCTCAAAGGGCTTTCAAAAGAGAGCAACCACAGAGCGTAGTTGGAGCAAGTGGGGTAAAACCGGCAGCTTGAAGGGGTGAAAGCCGAAAAAAAGCGTTGGTAACCCCTAATTGATGCCGTAAAAATCGCGCTCAAAAAAGGCGTTTTATTGTTTCGCATAGGTATGAGTTATTCCTTTTTTCAAGTCTTTTAAGGCTTTGTTCATATAGTTTTTAATGGAAGTTAGCATTTCTAAAAAATGTTTTTCTAAAGCCCAAAAATCTAAATGGTAACAATCGCTTCTAGGCACAAACACCAAAGCAAGCCCTTGACAAAGAGCGGCATGCTTTGATGTAAGCGAACGCAAACGGCGTTTGATAAGGTTTCGTTTCACGGCGTTGCCGACTTTTTTGGACACGCTCAAGCCTAATAAATAAAGCGTTTTTTTGTCTTTAAGCCTACAAAAGA from Helicobacter pylori harbors:
- the mnmE gene encoding tRNA uridine-5-carboxymethylaminomethyl(34) synthesis GTPase MnmE — protein: MKNTSSSTTLTMNDTIAAIATPLGKGAISIIKISGHNALNVLKQLTQKQDFTPRYAYVCDIFSNGVLLDKALVIYFKAPYSFTGEDVCEIQCHGSPLLAQNILQACLNLGARLAKAGEFSKKAFLNHKMDLSEIEASVQLILCEDESVLNALARQLKGELKIFIEEARNNLLKLLASSEVLIDYSEEDIPSDFLKEVSFNLEKQIASFKDLLDFSNTQKQRNKGHALSIVGKPNAGKSSLLNAMLLEERALVSDIKGTTRDTIEEVIELQGHKVRLIDTAGIRESADKIERLGIEKSLKSLENCDIILGVFDLSKPLEKEDFTIIDALNRAKKPCIVVLNKNDLAPKLELEILKSYLKIPYSILETNTLNSKACLKDLSQKISGFFPKLDTQNKLLLTSLAQTTALENAITELQNAKSHLDTLELFSYHILSAIENLNLLTRPYETSQMLDSMFSEFCLGK
- a CDS encoding protein jag, encoding MQNPIEIKAKTLEEALIQASIALNCPIINLQYEVIQTPSKGFLSIGKKEAIILASVKESVKEVKEESVKEIDTKGIHQSAEEKKQNLETETPQEERITPKPPKKNLKEESHNGDKLHEIKQELKDLFSHLPYKINKVEVSLYEPGVLLIDIDGEDSALLIGEKGYRYKALSYLLFNWIHPAYGYSIRLEISTFLQNQEKVMETQLQSVIMTVHEVGKGQMKAPDGVLTYIALKKLRKAFPNKYVSIKTNLNDEKYIVINDFNNE
- the lpoB gene encoding penicillin-binding protein activator LpoB; the encoded protein is MVLKTKLKIISSVILSTLLWVGCSSEMATYQNVNDATKNTTASINSTDLLLTANAMLDSMFSDPNFEQLKGKHLIEVSDVINDTTQPNLDMNLLTTEIARQLRLRSNGRFNITRASGGSGIAADNRMVKQREKERESEEYNQDTTVEKGTLKAADLSLSGKVSSIAASISSSRQRLDYDFTLSLTNRKTGEEVWSDVKPIVKNASNKRMF
- a CDS encoding rRNA pseudouridine synthase, with amino-acid sequence MEGFSLRINQFLAHYTKHSRREAEKLVLEGRVKINHEHAKLASVVKENDKVFLDKRLIKPLKNKKFSVLVYHKPKGELVSKADPLKRRVIYESLEKKYAHFAPVGRLDFASEGVLLLSDSKAVVSALMHANLEKEYLIKIQGFITREMENAMQEGLKLENATKGAHQKTPIKSMEFAPFIGYEIIKNHAKYSKLRVIINEGKNRELRRFFAFFNAGVLDLRRVRYGFVNLNALPVGKVRFLNRQEYNELHAFMANAANVKGD
- a CDS encoding thioredoxin, with translation MLEVINGKNYAEKTAHQAVVVNVGASWCPDCRKIEPIMENLAKTYKGKVEFFKVSFDESQDLKESLGIRKIPTLIFYKNGKEVGERLVEPGSSKPIEDAIKTLL
- the yidC gene encoding membrane protein insertase YidC; this translates as MDRNNNNNLRLILAIALSFLFIALYSYFFQKPNKTTTQTTKQETTNNHTTTSPNAPNAQHFSTTQTTPQENLLSTISFEHAKIEIDSLGRIKQVYLKDKKYLAPKQKGFLEHVGHLFSSKENAQPPLKELPLLAADKLKPLEVRFLDPTLNNKAFNTPYSASKTTLGPNEQLVLTQDLGALTIIKTLTFYDDLHYDLKIAFKSPNNLIPSYVITNGYRPVADLDSYTFSGVLLENNDKKIEKIEDKDAKEIKRFSNTLFLSSVDRYFTTLLFTKDPQGFEALIDSEIGTKNPLGFISLKNEADLHGYIGPKDYRSLKAISPMLTDAIEYGLITFFAKGVFVLLDYLYQFVGNWGWAIILLTIIVRIILYPLSYKGMVSMQKLKELAPKMKELQEKYKGEPQKLQAHMMQLYKKHGANPLGGCLPLILQIPVFFAIYRVLYNAVELKSSEWILWIHDLSIMDPYFILPLLMGASMYWHQSVTPNTMTDPMQAKIFKFLPLLFTLFLITFPAGLVLYWTTNNILSVLQQLIINKVLENKKRAHAQNKKEH
- a CDS encoding outer membrane beta-barrel protein codes for the protein MLKLASKTICLSLIGSFTAVEAFQKHQKDGFFIEAGFETGLLQGTQTQEQTIATTQEKPKPKPKPKPKPITPQSTYGKYYISQSTILKNATELFAEDNITNLTFYSLTPVYVTAYNQESAEEAGYGDSSLIMIQNFLPYNLNNIELSYTDNQGNVVSLGVIETIPKQSQIILPASLFNDPQLNADGFQQLQTATTKFSDSSTQNLFDKLSRVTTNLQMTYINYNQFSSGNGSGSKPPCPPYENQENCTAKVPSFTSQDAKNLTNLMLNMMAVFDSKSWEDAVKNAPFQFSDNNLSKPCYSDYSTCVNPYNDGLVDPKLIAKNKGDEYNIENGQTGSVILTPQDVIYSYRVTNNLYVNLLPPRGGDLGLGSQYGGPNGPGDDGTNFGALGILSPFLDPEILFGKELNKVAIMQLRDIIHEYGHTLGYTHNGNMTYQRVRMCEENNGPEERCKGGKIEQVNGQEVQVFDNGKEVRDTDGSTYDVCSRFGGQNQSAFPSSYPNSIYTDCSQVPAGLIGVTSTVWQQLIDQNALPVDYTNLSSQTNYLNASLNTQDFATTMLSAISQSLSSSKSSATTYRTSKTSRPFGAPLLGVNLKMGYQKYFNDYLGLSSYGIIKYNYAQANNEKIQQLSYGVGMDVLFDFITNYTNEKNPKNNLTKRVFTSSLGVFGGLRGLYNSYYLLNQYKGSGNLNVTGGLNYRYKHSKYSIGISVPLVQLKSRVVSSDGTTTNSITLNEGGSHFKVFFNYGWIF
- the yidD gene encoding membrane protein insertion efficiency factor YidD, yielding MRNNKTPFLSAIFTASIRGYQRFFSAFTPSSCRFYPTCSNYALWLLSFESPLSAVGKIAIRILSCNPFCSGGIAYPTTRLKRPSLLQSHKDFNRNFKTITFWLIPTKSRTTYYIIKV